From Providencia sp. R33, a single genomic window includes:
- a CDS encoding phage tail tape measure protein, which yields MSKDLRLQVILSAVDKFTKPFKSAQASNKKLAETLRQSRQQLKELNNQAKQVDGFKKTKQSLDAANNAYQQATAKVSQLARELSTIQNPTKAQSRELDRAKAAAAKLKAETGVLSTSLQCQREALKGSGISTRQLSQAQVKLNSDIASTSRRLQQQEQQLKRVASQEKRMSAAKNSYQNTMGMRNKIAGSGAGMLASGVGLGYAAKKVLVPGYDFEIGMSKVQALTRLDRDSADYKMLREQARELGATTAFTSNEVAQGQAFYAMAGFKPEQIKNAMSGTLSMSLAGDIDLATTADIGSNILTGFKLNSNEMNRVSDALVATFTRSNVNLTMLGDTMKYVAPVASGLGVDLETAAVAAGKLGDAGIQGSMAGTGLRSILGRLAEPPKMAGEALDKLKIKTRDAKGNLRQFTDILTELDKKTKKMGTAERAGLFKHIAGEEAFSALSVLVDQAGSGQLQAMIAEIKAAKGETAKVAKTMTDNLDGDLKNLTSAYEDVGIQVFGGADSPLRDITKRVTDLISKFGQWAKKNPELVKQITLITLGLGAVLAVGGSISLMIAALIGPLAMAKLSLSVLGIKGSRFLALLIKPIKLIGVAFMMLGRALLANPIILIITAIAGAAYLIYKYWDDIVPYAKGLWNLVTTIFKDAFEAIKSLILNWTPAGWIYKHWDSIVSITIRMCSLVKKTISDKWDQIVADVQALPERFKQIGGEIIDSLKNGILEKWDALKAQFAELKQMATNILPDWMLSDETKAVRAMSQVTVIQAGMKNAGMFDSGGFIPRGQFGIAGEYGPEIVNGPAHITSRKSTAALAAAALTFGSMNAIAKPTHPYALPAREYQSAPVTVNQNSHRTNAASVTINVYPLPNQSANDIAREVAKQLAQNQRREQARQLSRYQDSEDD from the coding sequence ATGAGTAAAGATTTGCGTTTACAGGTAATTTTAAGCGCCGTTGATAAATTCACAAAGCCGTTTAAGAGCGCCCAAGCCTCGAATAAAAAACTGGCGGAAACTCTCCGCCAATCTCGCCAGCAACTTAAAGAGCTGAATAACCAAGCCAAGCAAGTTGATGGGTTTAAGAAAACTAAACAATCCCTTGATGCAGCCAATAACGCCTACCAACAAGCAACAGCAAAAGTAAGCCAGCTTGCGCGTGAATTATCCACCATTCAGAACCCAACAAAAGCCCAGTCACGGGAGCTTGACCGCGCAAAAGCTGCCGCTGCGAAACTCAAAGCCGAAACGGGCGTGCTGAGTACCTCATTGCAGTGCCAACGGGAAGCGTTAAAAGGCAGTGGGATTTCAACGCGCCAGTTAAGCCAAGCCCAAGTAAAATTAAATAGCGACATTGCCAGCACCAGTCGGCGATTGCAGCAGCAAGAGCAGCAACTAAAACGGGTTGCCAGCCAAGAAAAACGCATGTCGGCAGCAAAAAACAGCTATCAAAACACCATGGGCATGCGCAATAAAATAGCGGGTAGCGGCGCGGGTATGCTCGCTTCAGGCGTGGGCTTAGGCTATGCCGCTAAAAAAGTATTAGTACCAGGCTATGACTTTGAAATCGGCATGTCGAAAGTACAGGCATTAACTCGCCTTGATAGAGATTCAGCCGACTATAAAATGCTGAGAGAGCAAGCGCGCGAATTAGGGGCAACCACGGCGTTTACGTCCAATGAAGTTGCCCAAGGCCAAGCATTCTATGCCATGGCAGGGTTTAAACCTGAGCAAATTAAAAATGCCATGTCGGGGACATTATCCATGTCACTGGCGGGTGATATCGACTTAGCCACTACGGCAGATATCGGCTCAAATATTCTGACGGGATTTAAGCTGAATTCTAACGAGATGAACCGCGTGAGTGATGCCCTTGTTGCTACCTTTACCCGTTCAAACGTCAACCTTACGATGCTTGGTGATACCATGAAATACGTGGCACCCGTGGCGTCAGGCCTTGGTGTTGATTTAGAAACCGCCGCCGTTGCTGCAGGTAAATTGGGTGATGCAGGTATTCAAGGTAGCATGGCAGGTACAGGGTTGCGCTCTATTCTTGGCCGATTAGCGGAGCCGCCAAAAATGGCAGGTGAAGCCCTTGATAAGCTAAAAATCAAAACCCGTGACGCAAAAGGTAACTTGCGCCAATTTACTGACATACTCACCGAATTAGACAAGAAAACTAAAAAAATGGGAACGGCTGAGCGTGCGGGATTGTTCAAGCACATTGCAGGCGAAGAGGCTTTTTCTGCCCTCTCAGTATTAGTTGACCAAGCGGGAAGCGGTCAATTGCAAGCCATGATTGCCGAAATCAAGGCAGCCAAAGGGGAAACGGCAAAAGTCGCTAAAACCATGACGGATAACCTTGACGGTGATTTAAAAAACTTAACCTCTGCCTATGAAGATGTGGGGATACAGGTTTTCGGTGGTGCGGATAGCCCGTTGCGAGATATCACCAAGCGCGTGACAGATTTGATTTCAAAATTTGGTCAATGGGCGAAGAAAAACCCTGAACTGGTTAAACAAATTACCTTAATCACGTTAGGTTTAGGTGCCGTGTTAGCCGTTGGTGGGAGTATTTCACTCATGATTGCGGCGTTAATAGGGCCACTTGCCATGGCGAAATTAAGCCTGTCTGTTTTGGGTATCAAGGGGAGCAGATTTCTTGCCTTACTAATTAAGCCGATTAAGTTAATTGGGGTGGCATTTATGATGCTAGGCCGTGCGCTATTAGCTAACCCGATTATCTTAATTATTACCGCCATTGCTGGCGCGGCTTACCTAATTTATAAATATTGGGATGATATTGTTCCTTACGCGAAAGGGCTGTGGAATTTAGTTACGACCATTTTTAAAGATGCATTTGAGGCGATAAAATCACTCATTTTAAATTGGACGCCAGCTGGGTGGATTTATAAACATTGGGATAGCATTGTGTCTATTACCATCCGTATGTGTTCGCTCGTCAAGAAAACCATTTCGGATAAATGGGATCAGATTGTTGCTGATGTACAAGCGCTGCCCGAACGTTTCAAACAAATCGGCGGCGAGATTATCGATAGCCTAAAAAACGGTATTCTTGAAAAATGGGACGCACTGAAAGCACAATTTGCCGAGCTTAAGCAAATGGCCACGAATATTTTGCCAGACTGGATGCTTTCAGATGAAACCAAGGCGGTTCGTGCCATGTCACAAGTCACCGTCATTCAAGCAGGCATGAAGAATGCGGGCATGTTCGACAGCGGCGGGTTTATTCCCCGTGGTCAATTTGGCATTGCGGGGGAATATGGCCCTGAAATTGTCAATGGGCCTGCACATATTACCAGTCGAAAAAGCACTGCCGCCCTTGCAGCCGCCGCGCTGACTTTCGGCTCAATGAATGCCATTGCTAAGCCTACCCACCCTTATGCATTGCCAGCCAGAGAATATCAGTCCGCCCCTGTCACCGTTAATCAGAATAGTCATAGGACAAATGCGGCGTCAGTGACTATTAATGTTTACCCATTACCTAACCAGTCAGCAAACGATATTGCCCGTGAAGTAGCCAAGCAATTAGCGCAAAACCAACGGCGAGAGCAAGCAAGGCAATTAAGCCGCTACCAAGACAGTGAGGACGATTAA
- a CDS encoding GpE family phage tail protein, translating into MADIATIFHWSPTVTDEFSLTELLEWRYHALKRSGAEDE; encoded by the coding sequence GTGGCAGATATTGCCACTATTTTTCACTGGTCACCGACTGTCACAGATGAATTTTCCCTAACCGAATTATTAGAATGGCGTTATCACGCCCTTAAACGTAGCGGTGCAGAAGATGAGTAA
- a CDS encoding phage baseplate assembly protein V → MSAEIRRLINNLIRVGVVVAVDAKKGCRVQIGNLETDWLNWITLRAGVTRTMNAPSVGEQVIILAIGGELTTAFVLTGIFSDEHAEPTDSLTADHCTYSDGAIIEYEPATGALKATGVKTATIEASEQINATTKVVVVNASKQIELTTPTVICSENLTCATLNVTEGGEMTGDFTHTGGAITSNGVTVHDHIHGGVRSGGESTGKPQ, encoded by the coding sequence ATGTCTGCCGAAATTCGCCGCCTTATTAATAATCTTATCCGCGTAGGTGTGGTGGTTGCCGTTGATGCCAAAAAAGGCTGTCGGGTGCAAATTGGAAACCTAGAAACCGACTGGCTAAATTGGATCACCTTACGTGCTGGTGTAACTCGAACCATGAATGCCCCTAGTGTGGGCGAGCAAGTGATTATTTTGGCGATAGGTGGTGAGCTTACCACGGCATTTGTCCTGACAGGCATTTTCTCCGATGAGCATGCCGAACCGACGGATTCACTGACAGCAGACCATTGCACCTATTCAGATGGGGCAATCATTGAGTATGAGCCTGCCACGGGTGCACTGAAAGCAACAGGGGTTAAAACTGCGACGATTGAGGCCAGTGAGCAAATCAACGCCACCACAAAAGTGGTTGTCGTCAATGCCAGCAAACAAATTGAGCTCACCACACCAACGGTGATTTGTTCAGAAAATCTGACCTGCGCCACGCTCAATGTCACCGAGGGCGGTGAAATGACGGGCGATTTCACACACACTGGCGGCGCAATTACATCCAATGGTGTTACGGTGCATGATCATATTCATGGCGGCGTGCGTAGCGGTGGTGAATCCACAGGAAAACCACAATGA
- a CDS encoding GPW/gp25 family protein: MRYCGMSRENGMFISDIDHIRQSVRDILITPIGSRIARRNYGSLLSELIDQPQNPALKLQLMSACYTALIKWEPRILLTRINLSSSEAAQMVIDIEATNQDTNQSFNFSVNVR; this comes from the coding sequence ATGAGATATTGCGGTATGAGTCGAGAGAATGGAATGTTCATTTCCGATATTGACCACATACGCCAATCCGTGCGCGATATTTTGATCACCCCTATTGGCTCACGCATCGCTCGGCGAAATTATGGCTCGCTATTATCAGAGCTTATCGACCAGCCCCAAAATCCTGCCCTGAAATTGCAGCTGATGTCAGCCTGTTATACCGCACTCATAAAATGGGAGCCGCGCATTTTGTTAACCCGAATTAATTTAAGCAGCTCCGAGGCCGCGCAAATGGTGATTGATATTGAAGCCACAAACCAAGACACCAACCAGTCATTTAATTTTTCGGTCAATGTGAGGTAA
- a CDS encoding tail fiber assembly protein, with translation MKNYKLEIEQAEIGINGLATKAGWIKVYIADPQTREYLSAGMENIYFDVSVSAGAYVDAPELPTKAGFAVVRSEDGAKWEIVTDNRGKTAYHSENRQPLEIDFIGELPANLTLLEPKTEFDKWNGKKWVTDTEAQKAALVTQAEQEKAQRLDEANSTITYLQDAIEVGLDDDDYQAKLKAWKRYRVYLNRVDTSLAPDIDWPVKPE, from the coding sequence ATGAAAAACTATAAATTAGAGATTGAACAAGCCGAAATCGGTATTAATGGATTAGCAACAAAAGCGGGTTGGATTAAAGTCTATATCGCAGACCCACAAACGCGTGAGTATTTAAGCGCAGGCATGGAAAATATTTATTTTGATGTGAGTGTGTCGGCAGGCGCTTATGTTGACGCGCCAGAATTACCAACAAAAGCAGGTTTTGCGGTTGTACGCAGTGAAGATGGTGCTAAGTGGGAAATTGTCACAGATAACAGAGGAAAAACAGCCTACCACTCGGAAAATCGTCAACCACTGGAAATTGATTTTATTGGTGAATTGCCAGCAAATTTAACGTTGTTAGAGCCTAAAACTGAATTTGATAAGTGGAATGGCAAAAAATGGGTGACGGATACCGAAGCACAAAAAGCGGCATTGGTTACACAAGCAGAGCAGGAAAAGGCGCAGCGATTAGATGAAGCGAATAGCACTATCACATATTTACAAGATGCGATTGAAGTCGGTCTTGATGATGACGATTACCAAGCAAAATTGAAAGCTTGGAAAAGATACCGTGTTTATCTCAATCGTGTTGATACTTCCCTCGCCCCTGACATTGATTGGCCTGTAAAACCCGAATAA
- a CDS encoding phage major tail tube protein, translating into MALPRKLKNMNLFNDGQSYLGRVEEMTLPKITRKFEEYRGGGMNGAVKVDMGLEADALSSEITFGGLEAQLYKQWGVTQIDGVMLRFNGAYQREDTAEVTAVEVVLRGRFSEIDSGNGKAGENTQVKTPFNATYYKLIWDGETLIEIDLLNMIENVDGIDRLAEQRAALGL; encoded by the coding sequence ATGGCCTTACCACGCAAGCTTAAAAACATGAATTTATTCAACGACGGGCAAAGTTACTTAGGCCGTGTCGAAGAAATGACACTCCCAAAAATCACCCGTAAATTCGAAGAATATCGCGGGGGCGGCATGAATGGTGCCGTTAAAGTGGATATGGGGTTGGAGGCGGATGCGCTTTCATCGGAAATTACTTTTGGTGGACTAGAAGCGCAGCTCTATAAGCAATGGGGCGTTACGCAAATTGACGGCGTGATGTTGCGTTTTAATGGCGCGTATCAACGTGAAGATACTGCAGAAGTAACTGCCGTTGAGGTGGTACTGCGTGGTCGATTCAGTGAAATTGATTCAGGTAATGGCAAAGCGGGCGAAAATACCCAAGTCAAAACCCCCTTTAATGCCACCTATTACAAACTTATTTGGGATGGTGAAACGCTTATTGAAATTGATTTACTCAATATGATTGAAAACGTTGACGGTATTGACCGTCTAGCCGAACAACGCGCCGCATTAGGGTTATAG
- a CDS encoding phage tail protein I, with protein sequence MNNRLLPVGSSPFELAAAESLAQIERVPIPIRKLWNPDLCPVHLLPYLAWAFSVDRWDKDWTEKAKRDAVKAAMFIHKHKGTIGALRRVVEPLGYLIRVIEWWKTNETAGTFRLDIGVLETGITEEMYQELEALIFDAKPASRHLVGLTIQLETRGEFYCAASSYAGDSLTVYAYTPPLISVSGLDVQGVAIHLIDEMRINPQ encoded by the coding sequence ATGAATAATCGTTTATTGCCTGTGGGTTCGTCCCCGTTCGAGCTTGCAGCCGCTGAATCACTAGCACAGATTGAGCGCGTCCCCATACCCATTCGTAAACTTTGGAATCCTGATTTATGCCCTGTGCACTTACTACCGTATTTGGCGTGGGCGTTCAGTGTTGACCGATGGGATAAAGACTGGACGGAAAAAGCCAAGCGTGATGCCGTTAAAGCCGCGATGTTTATTCATAAACACAAAGGCACGATCGGCGCATTGCGCCGTGTTGTTGAGCCATTGGGCTATTTAATCCGAGTGATTGAGTGGTGGAAAACCAATGAAACCGCGGGCACGTTTCGCCTTGATATTGGCGTACTTGAAACGGGTATCACTGAAGAAATGTATCAAGAGTTAGAAGCGTTAATTTTTGATGCGAAGCCTGCAAGCCGTCATTTAGTTGGGCTCACTATTCAACTTGAAACCCGAGGTGAATTTTATTGCGCGGCATCCAGTTACGCGGGTGATTCACTGACAGTTTATGCGTATACGCCGCCTTTGATTTCTGTTTCTGGCCTTGACGTTCAAGGCGTTGCAATTCACTTAATTGATGAAATGAGGATTAATCCACAATGA
- a CDS encoding baseplate assembly protein: MAASIDLSLLPAPDVVELLDFEALFAKRKTALIAAMPEEQREVIARTLELESDPLTKLLQENCYRELILRQRVNEAARASMVAFATGADLDQLAANNDVKRLMLSAGDENAIPPIAPVYESDANLRLRIPAAFEALSVAGPIGSYEYHARSADGRVSDASVISPLPAHVTVTVLSREGNGSAPADLIEKVNIALNDEDVRPVADRVTVQSATIVNYEIDAMIYCYPSPEYEPIMAEAEEQVKRYATQQHRLGRDIVLSAIYAALHVQGVQRVELKKPTADIKLDKTQASFCTQINVALGGSDE; this comes from the coding sequence ATGGCAGCCAGTATTGATTTAAGTTTGTTACCCGCCCCCGATGTTGTCGAACTATTAGATTTTGAGGCGCTATTTGCCAAGCGCAAAACCGCGTTAATCGCTGCAATGCCAGAAGAGCAACGGGAAGTTATCGCCCGTACATTAGAATTAGAATCTGATCCGCTAACCAAGTTGTTGCAAGAAAACTGTTACCGTGAACTGATTTTACGTCAGCGCGTCAATGAAGCCGCTCGCGCAAGTATGGTGGCCTTTGCTACGGGTGCCGACCTTGACCAGCTCGCCGCCAATAATGACGTGAAACGCCTGATGTTATCAGCGGGCGATGAAAACGCTATTCCACCGATTGCGCCAGTGTATGAGTCTGATGCCAATTTACGCTTGCGTATCCCTGCAGCTTTTGAGGCATTAAGCGTTGCGGGTCCTATTGGCAGTTATGAATATCATGCCCGTTCTGCCGATGGTCGGGTTTCTGACGCTTCTGTCATTAGCCCATTACCTGCTCACGTCACGGTTACCGTTTTATCCCGCGAGGGGAACGGCAGTGCGCCAGCGGATTTAATCGAAAAAGTGAATATTGCATTAAACGATGAGGATGTTAGGCCTGTTGCTGACCGCGTGACCGTGCAATCAGCAACTATCGTTAACTATGAAATCGACGCGATGATCTACTGCTATCCCTCGCCAGAATACGAACCCATTATGGCGGAGGCAGAGGAACAAGTGAAACGCTATGCGACACAGCAACACCGCTTAGGCCGTGACATTGTGCTTAGTGCTATTTATGCCGCATTGCATGTTCAGGGTGTGCAACGTGTCGAGCTAAAAAAGCCCACCGCAGATATCAAGCTAGATAAAACACAGGCAAGCTTCTGCACACAAATCAATGTGGCATTAGGGGGCTCAGATGAATAA
- a CDS encoding phage tail-collar fiber domain-containing protein: MKYFALLTKLGENLLAQATALGTKLELTHMAVGDGGGSLPTPDTNQTKLIKEQRRAAINTLFIDEQNKNQIIAEQIIPEKDGGWWIREIGLFDKAGNLIAVANCPETYKPQLEEGSGRTQSIRMVLIVSHTESVTLKIDPSVVLATREYVNTEITIIDKKIDALSAQTKLDLNKKFDKENISDVKGNDTAKVPSLHLFTGEIGKLQPKGDYAPTGYSYSKTESDGRYQPKAEYATSQALSDGLSKKFDKTGGDITGQVNVSSAVIASQIAAKTINNSAVQLNPIDSGPRIEHRKNGGTWFTHTLPDATGTLLQQGDFGLGSGYGKPIPDADYDNIALSGFYGGTGANGANLPPGQIRYGGAIAAFRYANEGFIITAHRDDIAVRVKTAETGWGDFFRFYTEKNTQTDHNGNVKIKGYLERQDYLVGAPIPWPQSTAPAGYLVCNGQSFNKTTYPLLAKAYPTGVLPDLRGEFIRGVDYGRGVDANRVVLSAQGDAIRNITGEFANNGNTMSDDSYSAGVGAFAKKRSSNVRSNREVDFVGCTYSFDASRVVPTANENRSRNIAFLYIVRAA, encoded by the coding sequence ATGAAATACTTTGCCTTACTCACAAAATTAGGTGAGAACTTATTAGCCCAAGCGACAGCGTTAGGCACAAAGCTTGAATTAACACATATGGCGGTTGGCGATGGTGGCGGGAGTTTACCGACGCCAGATACCAATCAAACTAAGCTGATTAAAGAACAGCGCCGAGCTGCCATTAATACGCTGTTTATTGATGAACAAAATAAAAATCAAATCATTGCAGAGCAAATTATCCCTGAAAAAGACGGCGGTTGGTGGATACGCGAGATTGGATTATTTGATAAAGCAGGTAATTTAATTGCGGTAGCAAACTGCCCCGAGACCTATAAACCTCAATTAGAGGAAGGTTCAGGCCGTACGCAATCTATCCGAATGGTATTAATTGTCAGTCACACTGAATCGGTCACGTTAAAAATTGACCCATCAGTTGTACTGGCAACCCGCGAGTATGTGAATACTGAAATTACCATTATTGATAAAAAGATTGATGCACTATCCGCGCAAACCAAGCTTGATTTAAATAAAAAATTCGATAAAGAGAATATTTCTGACGTTAAAGGCAACGATACAGCTAAAGTTCCTAGTTTACATTTGTTCACTGGCGAGATTGGCAAGCTACAGCCTAAAGGCGATTATGCCCCTACTGGATACAGTTATTCTAAAACTGAATCAGACGGTAGATATCAACCCAAAGCGGAATATGCAACAAGCCAAGCTTTGAGTGATGGACTCAGTAAGAAGTTTGATAAAACAGGTGGAGATATCACAGGGCAAGTTAATGTAAGTTCAGCTGTCATCGCATCACAAATTGCAGCGAAAACAATAAATAACAGCGCTGTTCAATTAAATCCGATTGATTCAGGCCCTCGTATTGAACATAGAAAAAATGGGGGAACATGGTTTACACACACCCTTCCAGATGCAACAGGGACACTTTTACAACAAGGTGACTTCGGTCTCGGTTCTGGATATGGGAAGCCAATTCCAGACGCTGATTATGACAACATTGCACTATCAGGATTTTATGGTGGAACTGGCGCTAATGGAGCTAACTTACCACCGGGACAAATTCGATATGGCGGCGCCATAGCAGCGTTTAGATACGCAAACGAAGGCTTTATCATCACGGCACATAGAGATGATATTGCTGTGCGTGTTAAAACCGCAGAAACGGGATGGGGAGATTTCTTCCGTTTCTATACTGAGAAGAACACGCAAACAGACCATAACGGTAATGTAAAAATCAAGGGTTATCTTGAGCGACAAGATTATCTTGTCGGTGCCCCGATACCATGGCCTCAATCAACAGCGCCCGCTGGTTATTTAGTCTGTAACGGTCAGTCGTTTAATAAAACAACGTATCCACTTCTAGCAAAAGCATACCCAACAGGGGTTTTGCCTGACCTCCGAGGCGAGTTTATTCGCGGTGTCGACTACGGGCGCGGCGTCGATGCAAACCGAGTCGTATTATCAGCACAGGGGGATGCAATTCGAAATATCACAGGTGAGTTTGCTAATAATGGTAACACTATGTCCGATGACTCATATTCGGCAGGTGTTGGCGCATTCGCTAAAAAACGGTCATCTAATGTACGTTCTAATAGAGAAGTCGACTTTGTTGGTTGTACTTATTCTTTCGATGCTTCCCGCGTCGTTCCTACAGCGAACGAAAATCGATCACGCAACATTGCATTTTTATATATTGTGAGAGCAGCATAA
- a CDS encoding phage tail sheath protein — protein MAQDYHHGVRVIELNEGTRPIRTINTAIVGMVCTADDADEKAFPLNTPVLITDVKNAAGKAGETGTLARSLDAIGNQSKPVTVIVRVEQGESEAETTSNIIGGTTPDGRKTGLQALTVAQSRLGVEPRILAVPAHDTQAVSSTLAGIAQKMRAMAYVSAYGSKTISDAIDYRKNFSQRELMLIWPEFQSWDTVANAESNTYATACALGLRAKIDNDIGWHKTLSNVGVNGVTGISADVSWDLQDPATDAGLLNENDITTLIRNNGFKFWGSRTCSDDPLFAFESYTRTAQVLSDTIAEGLDWSIDGALNPSLARDIIESINAKLRSMTTQGYLLGGECWFDPDVNTKEELKSGKLYIDYDYTAVPPMENLLLRQRITDRYLLDFGSKIKG, from the coding sequence ATGGCTCAAGATTATCACCACGGCGTGCGAGTGATTGAACTCAATGAAGGCACGCGACCTATTCGCACCATCAACACTGCCATTGTCGGAATGGTGTGTACTGCCGATGATGCAGACGAAAAAGCCTTTCCACTCAATACCCCCGTTTTAATTACTGATGTTAAAAATGCCGCGGGTAAAGCGGGCGAAACAGGCACGCTGGCTCGCTCATTAGATGCCATTGGCAACCAATCAAAACCTGTCACAGTCATTGTTCGTGTTGAGCAAGGCGAAAGCGAAGCAGAAACCACGTCGAATATCATTGGTGGCACCACGCCTGATGGACGCAAAACAGGCTTGCAGGCATTAACTGTGGCGCAAAGCCGCTTAGGTGTTGAACCTCGCATTTTAGCCGTGCCCGCTCACGATACACAGGCCGTTTCCTCAACGCTTGCGGGTATCGCGCAAAAAATGCGCGCCATGGCCTATGTCAGCGCTTATGGCAGTAAAACCATTTCCGATGCGATTGATTACCGTAAAAACTTCAGTCAGCGCGAATTAATGTTAATTTGGCCTGAATTTCAAAGCTGGGACACCGTCGCGAACGCAGAGAGTAATACCTACGCCACCGCATGCGCCTTGGGCTTACGTGCCAAAATTGATAATGACATCGGCTGGCACAAAACCCTATCAAACGTTGGTGTTAATGGTGTTACGGGCATTTCTGCCGATGTGTCATGGGATTTACAAGACCCCGCCACCGATGCTGGCCTGCTCAACGAAAACGACATTACCACGCTAATTCGCAATAACGGCTTCAAGTTTTGGGGCTCCCGTACTTGCTCAGATGATCCGTTATTTGCCTTTGAGTCCTACACCCGCACCGCGCAGGTGTTATCCGACACCATCGCCGAGGGGCTCGACTGGTCAATTGACGGTGCGCTCAATCCCTCACTGGCTCGCGATATTATTGAAAGTATCAATGCAAAACTGCGCAGCATGACAACGCAGGGTTATTTATTGGGCGGTGAATGTTGGTTCGACCCTGACGTGAACACCAAAGAAGAGCTGAAAAGCGGCAAGTTATACATTGATTATGACTATACGGCAGTGCCACCAATGGAAAATCTGCTATTACGCCAGCGTATTACAGACCGCTATTTATTAGATTTTGGCTCAAAAATTAAGGGATAA
- a CDS encoding phage tail assembly protein, whose product MTEPVEKNQITITLDEPITRGTTTVTEVVVRKPNSGALRGVRLAALMEMDVDSAILVLPRVTAPALTKAELLMMAPADMVNLTKELVLFLLPKSVTMDFQND is encoded by the coding sequence ATGACTGAACCAGTAGAAAAAAATCAAATCACTATCACATTAGATGAGCCTATCACGCGAGGAACAACCACCGTAACAGAGGTTGTGGTGCGCAAGCCCAATTCAGGTGCGTTACGCGGCGTTCGCTTAGCGGCGCTGATGGAAATGGATGTGGACTCTGCAATCTTAGTGTTACCACGTGTCACCGCGCCAGCGCTGACCAAAGCCGAATTACTGATGATGGCACCCGCTGACATGGTCAATTTAACCAAAGAGTTAGTGCTTTTTTTGTTGCCGAAGTCGGTGACTATGGATTTCCAGAACGACTAA
- a CDS encoding phage tail protein, translated as MAMAALGLFVFQLNTTPYQMMQINQKYRYGVNNRVGKRPAVQFIGLDNDDITLSGTLLPSLTGGRLSLLVLEQMAETGRAWSLIDGTGNIYGMYVIEEITQSKSEFFVDGAPRKIDFTLKLKRTDESLSEMLGDLNQQLNDIRGALPL; from the coding sequence ATGGCAATGGCAGCGCTGGGCTTGTTCGTTTTTCAGCTCAATACAACCCCCTACCAAATGATGCAGATTAACCAAAAATACCGTTATGGGGTGAATAACCGTGTTGGGAAGCGCCCCGCGGTTCAATTTATTGGCCTTGATAACGACGATATCACCCTCAGTGGCACCTTATTGCCATCACTGACAGGCGGTAGGTTATCATTGCTCGTACTAGAGCAAATGGCAGAAACAGGCCGCGCATGGTCGCTGATTGATGGAACGGGAAATATTTACGGTATGTATGTGATTGAAGAAATCACTCAGTCAAAAAGTGAGTTTTTTGTTGATGGAGCCCCCAGAAAAATTGATTTCACCTTAAAGCTTAAACGCACGGATGAGTCACTGTCTGAAATGCTTGGGGATTTAAATCAACAATTAAATGATATTCGCGGGGCTCTGCCACTATGA